A section of the Lathamus discolor isolate bLatDis1 chromosome 6, bLatDis1.hap1, whole genome shotgun sequence genome encodes:
- the AKAP5 gene encoding A-kinase anchor protein 5, giving the protein MVKAAMEIQMENPREAETHSAGATCSPSEEQAEKPSMLCFKKRKKSRKKGLTVRDACEGASEEKSQCVSTDLGEVKGSNQSRSSRGAWTAIKNLARPRRRQKSSSRKKVPSDSQMRLEVDAEEGCAQGVPKKRVCSGVKMPCVRFSRGKKKPSPSEAVEESEGSVQTNEAMGIVNKASEELKDESPVDKSESLSPVSVEENQDMAKESISSADKSEPLTEPTPEAEEHAEEHTECTMESEVTDSETVNETSQEKPQEESPPETTVPVEGGEVAPEVPISKDQPDSAPETTELQEIPHICQELPEGNESEKSINLPEECKADESIMDFSQSASKDDAVSVEDSSSHEVPLGANIGTAVGIVITVTEAEDSDNTDSDQAYEPSPVLHRNKQKGNKKSSSSFDSGKKEGPEAGGDGQAEEKAQGDHEHRTGEQYELLLIETASSLVKAAIQSSIEQLVNEMALEQNKHNSFL; this is encoded by the coding sequence ATGGTGAAGGCAGCTATGGAAATTCAAATGGAGAACCCAAGAGAGGCAGAGACTCACAGTGCCGGGGCGACATGCTCCCCATCGGAGGAACAGGCAGAAAAACCCTCCATGCTCTGTTTTAAGAAGCGAAAGAAGTCCCGTAAGAAGGGGCTGACCGTGAGGGATGCATGTGAAGGAGCCTCGGAGGAGAAAAGCCAATGTGTCAGCACTGACCTAGGGGAGGTGAAAGGTTCTAACCAGTCACGATCCTCCAGAGGAGCCTGGACAGCCATCAAAAACCTTGCAAGGCCTCGGAGAAGGCAGAAATCCTCCTCCCGGAAGAAGGTGCCCTCTGATTCCCAAATGCGGCTGGAGGTggatgctgaggagggctgTGCGCAAGGCGTCCCAAAGAAACGTGTTTGCTCTGGGGTGAAGATGCCCTGTGTTCGGTTCTCCAGGGGCAAGAAGAAACCCAGCCCCTCTGAAGCAGTGGAGGAGTCAGAGGGCAGTGTTCAAACAAATGAAGCGATGGGCATTGTGAATAAAGCTAGTGAAGAGCTGAAGGATGAATCCCCAGTGGACAAGTCTGAATCCTTAAGCCCGGTCTCTGTGGAGGAGAACCAGGATATGGCAAAGGAAAGTATCAGCTCAGCTGATAAGAGTGAGCCCTTGACAGAGCCCACACCTGAAGCAGAGGAACATGCAGAGGAACATACAGAGTGCACCATGGAGTCAGAGGTAACTGATTCAGAGACAGTTAATGAAACATCCCAGGAAAAACCGCAGGAGGAGAGCCCACCCGAAACCACAGTCCCTGTGGAAGGTGGCGAGGTTGCTCCTGAAGTGCCCATTTCCAAGGATCAACCTGACAGCGCCCCAGAAACCACTGAGCTGCAGGAAATCCCTCATAtctgccaagagctgcctgaAGGGAATGAATCAGAAAAGAGCATAAATCTTCCTGAGGAATGCAAAGCCGATGAGTCCATAATGGATTTCAGTCAGTCAGCATCTAAAGATGATGCAGTGAGTGTGGAGGACAGCTCCAGCCATGAGGTGCCATTAGGAGCAAACATAGGCACCGCTGTTGGCATTGTCATCACCGTCACCGAAGCTGAGGACTCTGACAACACCGACTCTGACCAGGCCTATGAGCCATCCCCTGTTTTGCACCGAAATAAgcaaaaagggaataaaaaatcAAGCAGCAGCTTTGATTCGGGTAAAAAAGAGGGTCCTGAGGCTGGTGGTGATGgccaagcagaggagaaagctcAAGGTGATCATGAGCACAGAACTGGGGAGCAGTACGAATTGCTCCTCATAGAAACTGCCTCTTCCCTCGTGAAGGCAGCCATTCAGTCGTCCATAGAGCAGCTGGTCAACGAAATGGCCCTGGAACAGAATAAACACAACAGTTTTCTGTGA